In the Nicotiana tabacum cultivar K326 chromosome 16, ASM71507v2, whole genome shotgun sequence genome, one interval contains:
- the LOC107793416 gene encoding E3 ubiquitin-protein ligase BRE1-like 1 has product METLLPLDTAVLLHQNQKLSQKLEAQKIEIAVLEDKFSEFRDKQKPYDNSLAVIQKSWEELVGELEVCSIRSKDSLRHGNASNHQSSTEDGSFYAREDSFLSRLLQTGATESSSAVNNVTQTEDEHKQMDDEKIMKILQNIVATVDDIWQMKDKLCAAVLKVLPEDGSCLQKSSNDLHIGVKNLRQAINELHLKHRSLAGALQSHKDTDAKNKAELKRLRGELERTIADLDESNSKLAILKAEKDAAKGVHFPVLNLGNKHTGNDKARDKQRDMHDMETTLKEYLDQSSFRLFELKRLHEERIDILKQLSNLQNKLKNVKVICSSQPYALVKDQLEKAKADASLYQSLYEKLQVEKDNLSWREKEMNLKNDLIDVFRRSSTVADSRIAWLEMEIQKHMQERSMIEAKLEEASREPGRKEIIAEFKNLVSSFPETMGNMQNQLSNYKETASDVHSLRADVQSLSSILDQKSKELERLSAKSASQVTEMLKLQAMVNDLKESDMQLKLIWEMYKRESAFSRDVFEARDSEYRAWACVQSLKTSLDEHNLELRVKSAIEAEANSQQKLAAAEAEIAELRQKLDASKRERSRLSEVLKSKHEETEAYLSEIETIGQAYDDMQSQNQQLFQQITERDDYNIKLVLEGLRARQQRDCLAWETQTMERAVEDANTVVSFYEMKAAKVDDQLRGCSDLVQKLAEDRIQSSLALENTQKRLLDVRKSSLQLRETLEELQSKIDKSRVDLAELQIELEKERFERKRAEEDVEALRRKTSRLRSHIEGSSVIEKLQQKLREYKEILNCSICFDKRKEVVLTKCFHLFCNPCIQKIVETRHRKCPVCFASFGANDVKAVYI; this is encoded by the exons ATGGAAACCCTACTACCG CTTGATACTGCGGTCCTACTACATCAAAACCAAAAGCTCTCTCAAAAGCTAGAAGCTCAGAAGATTGAGATTGCGGTTCTTGAAGATAAATTTTCTGAATTCAGGGATAAACAAAAGCCATATGATAACAGTCTAGCAGTTATTCAGAAATCATGGGAAGAG TTGGTTGGTGAGTTGGAAGTATGTTCCATCCGTTCAAAGGATTCGTTAAGACATGGAAATGCAAGTAACCATCAGTCTAGTACAGAAG ATGGTTCTTTCTATGCACGTGAGGATTCTTTCTTAAGTCGCCTGTTACAAACTGGTGCAACTGAAAGCAGCTCTGCTGTTAACAATGTAACTCAAACGGAAGATGAACACAAGCAAATGGATGATGAAAAGATCATGAAAATATTGCAGAATATAGTAGCCACTGTAGATGACATTTGGCAAATGAAGGACAAGTTGTGTGCTGCGGTTCTCAAGGTGCTTCCTGAAGACG GGTCATGCCTCCAAAAGTCATCAAATGATTTGCATATAGGAGTTAAAAATCTTAGACAAGCAATAAATGAACTTCATCTGAAGCATCGATCCCTGGCTGGTGCATTACAGAGCCATAAAGATACCGATGCTAAGAATAAAGCCGAGCTTAAGCGTTTAAGAG GGGAGTTGGAGAGAACTATTGCGGATTTGGACGAAAGTAATAGCAAATTGGCAATTCTAAAAGCAGAGAAAGATGCTGCCAAGGGGGTCCATTTCCCTGTCCTGAATCTTGGAAATAAGCACACTGGTAATGATAAGGCGAGAGATAAGCAGAGAGACATGCATGATATGGAGACCACTCTTAAGGAGTATTTG GACCAATCTTCTTTTCGTTTATTCGAACTCAAGCGTCTTCATGAAGAAAGGATAGATATATTGAAGCAGTTGTCCAACTTACAG AACAAACTAAAGAATGTGAAAGTCATATGCTCTTCCCAACCATATGCCTTGGTTAAAGATCAACTGGAGAAAGCTAAAGCAGATGCATCTCTGTATCAGTCCCTATACGAGAAACTACAG GTGGAGAAAGACAATCTTTCTTGGAGGGAAAAAGAAATGAATTTGAAGAATGATTTAATTGATGTTTTTCGGCGATCTTCCACTGTTGCTGATTCCAGAATAGCCTGGCTGGAAATGGAGATACAGAAACACATGCAAGAAAGAAGTATGATTGAGGCTAAGCTGGAAGAAGCATCACGAGAACCTG GTAGGAAAGAAATTATTGCAGAATTTAAAAACTTGGTTTCTTCATTCCCTGAAACAATGGGCAATATGCAGAATCAACTAAGTAATTACAAGGAGACTGCTTCAGATGTTCATTCACTACGAGCTGATGTTCAGTCACTTTCCAGTATTCTTGACCAAAAG TCTAAAGAGCTAGAAAGGCTGTCTGCCAAATCAGCTTCCCAAGTGACTGAAATGCTGAAGTTACAAGCTATG GTTAATGATTTGAAAGAGAGTGATATGCAGTTAAAGCTTATTTGGGAGATGTATAAGCGTGAATCGGCTTTCTCAAG GGATGTTTTTGAGGCTCGGGATTCTGAGTACAGGGCTTGGGCTTGTGTTCAAAGTCTGAAGACTTCTCTTGATGAGCACAATTTGGAATTAAGAGTGAAATCTGCTATCGAAGCCGAGGCTAACTCCCAGCAGAAGCTAGCTGCTGCAGAAGCTGAGATTGCAGAGCTGAGACAGAAGTTGGATGCTTCTAAAAG GGAACGGTCTAGACTCTCGGAAGTCTTGAAGTCCAAGCATGAAGAAACTGAGGCCTACCTCTCTGAGATTGAG ACAATTGGGCAAGCCTACGATGATATGCAATCACAAAATCAGCAGCTCTTCCAGCAAATCACAGAGAGAGATGATTACAATATCAAG CTTGTTTTAGAGGGACTACGGGCAAGACAGCAGCGGGATTGTCTGGCCTGGGAAACTCAAACCATGGAGAGAGCGGTTGAAGATGCCAATACAGTGGTCAGTTTCTATGAAATGAAAGCTGCCAAAGTTGATGACCAG TTGAGGGGATGCTCAGATCTAGTTCAGAAACTTGCTGAAGATAGGATTCAGAGTTCTCTTGCTCTGGAGAACACCCAAAAACGGTTGTTAGACGTCAGAAAATCATCCCTGCAATTGCGGGAGACACTGGAAGAATTGCAGTCCAAGATAGACAAAAGTCGAGTTGATCTTGCAGAATTGCAGATAGAACTAGAGAAAGAGAG GTTTGAGAGGAAAAGAGCAGAGGAGGATGTAGAAGCTCTGAGGAGAAAGACTTCACGGTTGAGGTCACACATCGAAGGGTCATCTGTTATTGAGAAGCTTCAGCAGAAGCTAAGGGAATacaaggaaatactcaactgtaGTATTTGCTTTGATAAGCGAAAAGAG GTTGTCCTCACGAAATGTTTCCATCTCTTTTGTAATCCGTGTATCCAAAAAATTGTTGAGACTCGTCACCGCAAATGCCCTGTGTGCTTTGCAAGTTTTGGAGCAAATGATGTGAAGGCTGTTTATATCTGA